The Palleronia sp. THAF1 genome contains the following window.
TGCCCAGCATCGCGACCTACTCTGCCGCGCGTGATCTGCCTGCTGGGCTGATGGCGATCCTTCTGTCCACTGTTCCGCTGTTCGGGTTCGTCTACGCCCTGATCCTGTCGTTGGAGCGGTTTCGCCTGCGGCGTGCCGTGGGTCTGCTGATCGGCTTATCGGGCGTTCTGCTGCTGATCGTGCCAGAGGCGAGCTTGCCCGACCGCGCCATGGTGGCCGTCATCCCTATCGCGTTGATCGGGTCGCTGTTCTACGGCGCGGAAAGCAACGTGATCGCGAAATGGGGTGTTGCAGGCATGGCACCGGTAGAGGTGTTGGCGGGTGCCACCCTGATCGGTGCTTTGATGTTGCTGCCGGTGACGGTGGCCACGGGGCAGATGGCGGTACCAATAAGCTGGGGCGCGCCAGAGACGGCGCTGGTGTTGTCTGCCATCGTCCACGCCTGCGTCTACACCGGGTTCGTTTGGCTGGTGGGGCAGGCGGGGCCGGTGTTCGCGGTGCAGATTTCCTACGTCGTGACGCTGACGGGGATCGGCTGGGCGATGCTACTGCTGGGCGAAAGCTACTCTGGCTGGATTTGGGGCGCGCTGGCGCTGATGTTGGGCGGTATGGCGCTTGTACAACCTCGGCCCGCTTTACCGCAAGCGGTGTAGAGTGCGGCCCCTTGCGCAGTCTCGCCGGGCATCGCTAGGGTCGCGCGACCTTATCGGCGGTGACCCTAGCGATGATCCAAGCTCAGCTTGACCCGACACTCATGGCGATCCTGGCCTTCGCCACCGTCATCGTCATGTTCGTGTTGTTCGCGCGCGAGGCTTACCCGACAGAGGTCGTGGCCATCGGCGGTGCGGCCTTCCTGTTCGCCACCGGCATCCTGCCATACGCCGCCGCGCTGGAGGTTCTGTCGAACCCCGCCCCCTGGACCATCGCCGCGATGTTCCTGATCATGGGCGGGCTGGTGCGCACCGGTGCGCTGCAATGGCTGACAGAGCTTGCCGACAGCCGCGCGGAACTGCGCCCCAAACGGACGCTGGTGCTGATGCTGGGGGCCGTGGCCGTGGGATCGGCCTTCATGAACAACACGCCGGTCGTCGTCGTGATGATCCCGGTCTTCGTGCAGCTGGCCAAGCGGCTAGGCGTTTCACCGTCCAAGGTGCTGATCCCGCTGAGCTATGCCGCGATTATGGGCGGCACGCTGACGCTGATAGGCACCTCGACGAACCTGCTGGTGGACGGCGTCGCCCGTGCGCGGGGGCTGGAGCCGTTTTCGATTTTCGAGATCATGCCGCTGGGGATTATCCAGATCACGGTCGGCGCGACTTATCTGGCCTTTGTCGGGCGTAAACTGCTGCCGGAACGCGACTCGCTGTCGTCGCTGATCTCGGAACGCCGAAAGATGAAGTATTTTACAGAGGTCGCGATTCCTGAAGGCTCTTCCCTCGTGGGCGATCCAGTGCAGGACGTGGACATCTTCAAGCGCGAAGGCGGGCGCGTGATCGACGTTCTGCGCGGCGATGCCTCGTTGCGGCGGGATATGGCCTCTGTCGTGCTTGAAGCGGGCGACCGTGTGGTGCTGCGCACCGAGATGGCCGAGTTGATGAGCCTGAAGGAAAACCCAGATCTGAAGTCCGTGGACCGCCTGTCCTCGGTCGAAACACAGACGGTCGAGGTTCTGATCACGCCCGGTTGCCGCATGGTCGGGCGCAGCCTGGGCGCGATGCGCCTGCGCCGTCGCTACGGTGTCTATCCGCTGGCCGTGCATCGCAGAAATCAGAACACGGGGCGGCAGCTGGATGAGGTCGTCGTGCGCGTGGGCGACACCCTGCTGTTGGAAGGCGCGATGGGCGATATACAGCGGCTTGCGACGGATATGGACCTTGTAGATATCGCGCAGCCGACTGCGCAGGGCTATCGCCGCTCCAAGGCCCCGGTGGCCATCGGGGCCTTGGCGGGCGTGGTGATCCTGTCGGCGCTGGGCGTCGCGCCGATCCTTGGGCTGGCAGTGGTGGCGACCGCGATCATCCTGCTGGCCCGATGCATCGACAGCGACGAGGCGTTTTCCTTCGTCGACGGCCCTTTGCTCGCGCTGATCTTCGCCATGTTGGCCGTTGGTGCGGGGCTAGAGGCTTCGGGGGCCATCGAATTGCTGGTGGGCTGGCTGTCGCCCGTGCTGGCGGATCTGCCGCCCTGGGCCGTTGTTATGGTGATCTACCTGATTGCCACGACGCTGACGGAAATGGTGTCGAACAACGCCGTGGGTGTGATCCTGACGCCCATCGCGATCCAGCTGGGCGTCAGTCTCGGCTACGATCCGCGCGCGCTGGTCGTGGCAGTGATGTTCGCGGCATCCTCTGCCTTCTCGACACCCATCGGCTACCAGACAAACATGCTGGTCTTTGGTCCCGGTGGCTACAAGTTCACCGACTTCATGCGCGTAGGTATTCCGATGAACCTTCTACTGGCAGTGTCCGCGTCCTTCGCGATCCCCCTGATTTGGCCGCTGTGATGTGGCGGCTGGCTTCCATCCTGTTGCTGGCCGCCTGCGCCACCGCGCCCGATGCGCCGCGCGTGTCCAGCGGATCGGTTAGCCCCCGTGCGGTCACGCTGTTCGCGGACAACGTGACGGCACGGATGTCGGATGGCGCGCTGTGTACCGCCGTGCGGGAAGGGCGGTCGGGACCGTGGAGCGCGACGCTTTCTGGCTGCCCGCACCGCTGGCCCGTCGCCGTGCTGCGCCCCAGCTCGCGCCCGCGCCTGCCACTTGTGCGCAGCGACGCCGACCCTTGGGTGACGCTTGGCGCGCCGACCGGGCCGCTGGGATTTGCACCGCCCCGCTGACACCGGCGCATACTGGGGTTGCGGCACCGGGGGCACGCGGCCTATATCCGGCGCGGTTCTTGAAAGATCGGAGACGCACATGGCCGGCCATTCCAAATGGGCGAACATCCAGCATCGCAAGGGGCGGCAGGACGCCGCGCGTTCGAAGCTGTTTTCCAAGCTGGCGAAGGAAATCACCGTCGCCGCCAAGATGGGCGACCCCGATCCCGACAAGAACCCCCGCCTGCGTCTGGCCGTGAAAGAGGCGAAGTCCCAATCCGTGCCGAAAGACGTGATCGACCGTGCGATCAAGAAGTCCCAAGGTGGCGACTCCGAGAACTACGAGGAAATCCGGTACGAAGGATACGGCCCTTCCGGCGTTGCGATCATCGTCGAGGCGATGACGGACAACCGCAACCGGACGGCATCTACCGTGCGCTCGACCTTCTCGAAGAACGGAGGCAATCTGGGAGAAACCGGCAGCGTGTCGTTCATGTTCGACCGCAAGGGGCAGGTCATCTACCCCGTGTCGGTCGGTGACGCCGACGACGTGATGATGGCCGCAATCGAAGCCGGGGCAGAGGACGTGGAAAGCTCCGATGACGGGCATGTCGTCTGGTGCGCGAACACCGATCTGAACGAAGTCTCTTCGAAGCTGGAGGAACAACTGGGCGAGTCTGAGACGACCAAGCTGGTCTGGCGTCCGCAGACGACGACCGAGCTGGATCTGGAAGGCATGCAGAAGCTGATGAAGCTGATGGACGCGCTGGACGACGATGACGACGTGCAGAACGTGACCGCCAACTTCGAGACCTCGGACGAGGTCATGGCGCAGCTGGACGGGTAGGGAACGAGGGGCGCTGCCCCTCGCGCTCCCCGAGGTATTTCAAGAACGATGAAGAGGCAGCCTATTTCAGCTGGCTGTCCTTCGACCCACGGCGATTGAAGCCACCGCGCGCTTGCTTCGTGCTGTCGCGCCCGGACTGACATTCGACGCATAGCTGTACACCCGGCAGGGCCTCGCGCCGACGCTCCGGGATCGGCTCGTCGCATTCGGCGCAAAACGCGGCGGACGGCAGGTCCGACACCCGCCGCGACGCCTTCAGCCGCGCCAGCTCGTCGCTGATCGAGGCTTCGATCTGTTCGCTTACTGCGCCATCGCGCGCCCATCCACCGGCCATGATACTCTCCTTGCTTGGATGAAAGATCGGGTCGGGTAGGGCTTCGGTCAAGGGCGTGATACGTCATGCAAGTTGATGATCGCGCCGAGAAAACAGCAGTTTCCAAGGCGATCCCCGGCGCTTAGCACTGGTGCATGACCTCGCTGATCTCTGGCTTCGCACTCGGCTTTTCCCTGATCCTCGCCATCGGTGCGCAAAATGCGTTCGTGCTGCGCCAAGGTCTGCGGCGATCCCACGTGTTCGCGGTCTCGCTGACCTGCGCGCTGTCCGACGCCATCCTGATCGCCGCAGGCGTCGCGGGCTTTGGTTGGCTGGTCGAAGCAGCGCCATGGATCGCGCCGGTGTTCACTTATGGCGGTGCGGCGTTCCTGCTGGTCTACGGCGCGATGGCACTGCGCTCGGCTTGGCGCGGCGGGCAAGCGTTGGAAGCCGCGGACGAACGCGCGGGCGGGATGCGCCGCGCGGTGCTGACCTGCCTCGCGCTGACGTGGCTGAACCCGCATGTCTATCTGGATACCGTCGTGCTGCTGGGATCGGTCTCCAGCCAAGCGGAAAGCGCGCTGCGCTTTGGCATTGGCGCGGTCACGGCGTCATTCGTCTTTTTCTTCGCGCTGGGCTACGGCGCGCGGCTGCTGTCGCCCGTTTTCGCGCAGCCCCGTGCGTGGCGGGTGCTGGACGTCGTCGTCGGCCTGACCATGTGGGCGCTGGCCTTGAAGCTGGTGCTGGGATGAGCGCGCCGTCGCGGCCCGTGGCCGGAGTGCTGTGGATGGTCCTGACGGGCCTGCTGTTCGTCGGTGTCACTGCGACCGTCAAGCATCTGGGCGACCGTGTGCCCGCGCCGCAGGCCGCCTTCCTGCGTTACGTATTGGGGCTGTTCTTCCTGCTGCCGCTTTGGCGCCAGATCGCTGGCGCGCCCTTCGATGCGCGCCACCTGCGGCTATATGCGGGGCGGGGCGTCCTGCACGCCATTGGGGTGTCCATGTGGTTCTACGCGATGACCCGCATCCCCATCGCAGAGGTGACGGCGCTGAATTACCTCTCGCCGATCTATATCACCATCGGTGCGGCGCTGTTCTTGGGAGAGCGGTTCAGCTGGCCGCGCATGGTTGCGATCCTAGCGGCATTGGTCGGTGTCGCGCTGATCCTGCGGCCCGGTTTTCGTGCGGTCGATCTTGGGCATTTGGCGATGCTGGGCACCGCGCTTTTGTTCGCGGGGTCCTACCTGATCGCCAAGGTCCTGTCGGACGAGGTGAAGCCGTCCATCGTCGTCGCGATGCTGTCGATCTGGACGACCGTGGGACTGGCCCCGATGGCGCTGGCGGTATGGGTCTGGCCTAGCTGGGATGAGTTGGGGTGGCTGTTCCTTGTCGCCAGTCTGGCGACGACCGGACATTTCACCATGACGCTGGCATTCCAGTCAGCACCGATCAGCGTGACGCAGCCGATCACCTTCCTGCAACTGGTCTGGGCAACATTGGTGGGCTGGTGGGTCTTCAGCGAAGGCATCGACGCCTTCGTCGTCGCAGGCGGCGCGATCATCGTGGGATCGGTCGTCGTCATCTCAATCCGGGAGGCGCGGCAGAAGCGCCGCACGCCACCCGTCGCGCTATGATTTAGGCTTCGCAGACGTTCACAAGGCTTTCGTAGCGGCGCACGATCCAACCGGGGGCGTCGTCGGGCAGCGACTCGTCGATGGTGGATTCGGATCGGGCGAAGATGTTGGCGGTGCGCGAGTTTTCCACCACGTCCATCGTTTCTGTTACGGCGACGCGGTCGTAGACCACGAAGGCGACCGCCACCAGAACGACACCGCGCGCGACACCGAAGAGGAACCCAAGCCCCCGATCAATCGGGCCAAGCGCCGACTCTTGTACGGCACCCGATAGGATCGGGGTAAAGATCGACACGACCACCAACATTACGGCGAAGACCGCTGCGAACGCAAAGATGATCGACAGCTCGCAGCTGTCGCCCAGATAACGGTCGAGCACGGGAATCTGCCGGACGAGCGGCTGGGCAGAGGCTGCAAGCGCGAAGGCGACGATGCCTGATACGATCCAGCCGGCGATGGCCATGCCTTCCCGCACGAACCCACGCGAATAGGCTAGGATCGCCGAGACCACGATGATGAAGCCGACGACACCGTCGATGATCGTGAAACCGTCCATGTATGGCTCTCCTTAGCCTGCGCCGAAAATGTCGCCTACCAGCGCTGCAAGATCGGGGAAGGGGCGCACGGCCATACCCTCGATCTTCAGCGACCGGGACTGCGTCGGCGCGATCGCGCTGGAGAAACCAAGTTTGGCGGCTTCTTTCAACCTGTTTTCCGCTTGGGCGGCGGGGCGCAGCGCACCCGACAGGCTTATTTCACCGAAGATGACCGTTTTCGGGGGCAATGCCACGTCTTCACGGGCCGAAAGCAGGGCAGCAGCGACGGCCAGATCGGCGGCGGGTTCACGCACGCGCAGGCCGCCCGCGACGTTCAGATAGACGTCGAGGCCCGAAAACGGGATCGCACAGCGTGATTCCAGCACCGCCAGGATCATCGCCAATCGCCCGCCATCCCACCCGACGGTGGAGCGTCGCGGCTGACTGTGGGGGGTGGGCGCGACCAGCGCCTGTATCTCACACAGCACGGGGCGAGACCCTTCGATGCCTGCGAAGACGGCCATGCCGGGTTGGGGCGTTTCATGCTCGCCCAGGAACAGGGCAGAGGGGTTGGACACTTCCGCCAGCCCACTGCCGGTCATCTCGAACACGCCGATCTCATCCGCGGGGCCGAAACGGTTCTTCACGGCGCGCAAGATGCGGTAGGGGTGGCCGCGCTCGCCTTCGAAATACAGGACCGTATCGACCATATGCTCGACCACGCGGGGACCGGCGATCTGGCCTTCCTTGGTGACGTGGCCGACCAGAACGACGGCGATGCCGTGGCGCTTGGCGAAGGTCGTCAGTTCATGTGCGGCAGCGCGGACCTGACTGACCGATCCTGGGGCGCTGTCGACATTGTCGGCCCACATCGTCTGGATCGAATCGATGATGGCCAGGTCGGGCTTTTCCTTTTCCAGCGTGGTCAGGATGTTGCGCAGGTTCGTTTCTGCCGCCAACCGCACGGGCGCGTCCGACAGGCCAAGACGACCCGCGCGCATCCGCACCTGTGCCGTCGCTTCCTCACCGCTGACGTAGATGCAGGACACGCCCGACCGCGCGAAGCTGGCGGCGGCCTGCAGAAGCAGCGTGGATTTGCCGATGCCCGGATCGCCGCCGACAAGGATCGCGGACGCAGGCACCAGACCGCCGCCCAGCACGCGGTCCAGCTCGGCGATGCCAGAGGTTTCGCGTGGCGGCGGTGTTTCCGAACCGGCCAGATCGTTCAGCACCATGCCTTTGCCGCGCTTGGTCCCAAGGGATTTGGCGGCGGGGCCAGAGGACAGGGGCACTTCTTCGACGATGGAGTTCCAAGCGCCGCACGCATCGCAACGGCCCGACCACTTGGAGTGTGCCGCGCCGCAGGATTGGCAGATGTAAGAGGGAGTTTTCGCCATGCCGCCTTTTGCCCCCGTAACGCGGGGGCGGCAAGCGGGTTACTCGGCGGCGGTGGCGTGGGGCAGGGCGATGACGTTTCCACCCTTCATCGGGCGCACGAAACCCAGCGTCGACAGCAGGTCGCCGTATTCGTCTTCCAACTGCGCCAGACGGCTTTCCATTGCGGCTTCTTCGATCTCGACGTCCTGTGTAAGGCGGCGCAACTCGCGGCTGACGGTTAACGCATGTTCGATCCGCTCTTCGAACAGGCCGATCTCCTCGACGCGGTGGGCCAGAAAACCACGGGCGCGGGCGACGTTCTCGTCCGAGTAAATTTGGGCGATATCGCGTGAGGCGTAGGACATTTCTGCCGCGGCCTCGAGCACTTCCGGCTCTAGCTCTGCCAGATCGGGGTGATAGCGCAGGTAGTTCATACGCTCTTTGACGGAGTCGTATTCGGACGACAGCTTGAACGTATCAGCACGGTCGGCCTGATGGCAGAAGTGATAAGCCTCTGCCACATCCGACATTGAGATTGCGAAATCTCGGTGGCTGCGTTCCAGTCGCAGAACGCGGAAGCCCGATGGCATCGCCGACAGGATGGTCAGAAGCAGCAACACAACTGCGAATTGGACGACCAGACCGGCCTGGGGATACACGACGTCGCCGAACTGCAAAGGCAGCGTCAGATAGGGAAGGTAGCCAAATGCCGCAGCAAGCGTTGCGCCAGCCACCGCCGCCGTGGCAGTGAACAGGATTGCGGTTGCAACCCACTGAAAATATGCCGAAATCGGCTGGTTCCGCTTTGCCGTTGTGCGATACATGGCGATTCCCCCAAGAACATCGTCGGCGATAAGCCGCTCATGGGTCAATTGCTTTACGTGCAGGATTGTTCCGGAAAGATATGCGCAACCGCCAGTTGACCATTAGTCAACTGATTTTCCACAAGAAACCATTTAGGATTATACGGCTGGCGAATCCTGTCGGTGATAGCGCACGCCAAGGCTGGTCAGGATCTCGTATCCGATGGTGCCTGCGGCCTCTGCCAGATCGTCGACGCTTTGCTCGGCGCAGAGAATATCCAGCGATTCTGGTATGCTATCAAGGTGGCTGACATCAGCCGTCAGCAGGTCCATGGACACGCGCCCGACCAATGGACAGGGCGTGCCATTCGCGAACAGCACCGCTTCGTTGCCCATCGCGCGGATCAAACCGTCGGCGTATCCCGCCGACAGGGTGGCGACGCGCGTCGGCTCGTCCGCCATCCAGGAACCGCCGTAGCCCACGATCTCTCCGCCCGCGACTTCGCGCGTCTGTATGATCGGCAATGACAGGCGCACGACGGGCGTTGCATCGGCAAACGGCTGCCCGCCGTAAAGACCGATGCCGGGGCGGGTCATGTCGAAATGGTAGTCTTCGCCCAAAAGGATACCGCCTGTCGCAGCGAGAGACCGCGGCGCGGCGATCCCGTCTGTCATCTTGCGGAATTGCCCTAGCTGGCGCGCGTTCATAGGATCGTCGGGCGCGTCGGCACAGGCGAGATGGCTCATCACAAGGATCGGTGCGCGTTCCAGCACGATCGCGCGGGCGGCGTCCCATTCCACAGGCTCCAGCCCCATGCGGTTCATGCCGGTGTCCAGCTGTACACCGAAGGGATGGTCGGGCAGCCGCTCGAAATGACGGGTCAGCTGCTCGATGGAGTTCAGCATCGGGATCAGGTGCAGATCGCGCAGGGCGGCGGTGTCCGTCTCCATGTGGCCGGAGAAGACGCAGATCTCAGCATCTGGCCCCAAGGCCGCGCGGATCGCCGCGCCCTCTTCGGCCACCGCGATGAAGAAACGGCGCGCGCCCGCGTGCCAAAGAGTTTTCGCAACCCGTTCAACGCCCAGTCCGTAGCCGTCGGCCTTCACCGTCGCCGCCGTCAGGCAGTCCGAACCGGACATGGCATCCAGCGCTCGCCAGTTGGCGGCCAGCGCGTTGAGATCAATATGAAGTGTTCCGGTTCCCATGGGGCTTCGTCCAACAGGCTTGAGGGCGCGTCAAGCCGCCATTACATCCGGTCGTCCGACCCCTGCTGCCACGGCTGCACAAGGTTGCCGAAGCGCGTGAACTGGCCTTCGAACGCCAGATCGACCGAGCCGATGGGGCCGTGGCGCTGCTTGCCGATGATGACCTCGGCCTTGCCATGCAGGCGAGACATCTCGTCCTGCCAGCTGGCCATCTTTTCGAGCTCGTGATCGCCCGGCTTTTCGCGTTCCTTATAGTATTCCTCGCGGAACACGAACATCACGACGTCCGCGTCCTGCTCGATCGAGCCGGACTCCCGCAGGTCGGACAGCTGTGGGCGCTTGTCTTCGCGGCTCTCGACCTGACGCGACAGCTGCGACAACGCGACGACAGGGATGTCCAACTCCTTGGCGATGGCCTTCAGACCCTGACTGATCTCGGAGATTTCGTTCACGCGGTTCTCGGATCGGCCTGTGCCCTTCACGAGCTGCAGGTAGTCCACGAACAGCGCGTCCAGCCCGTGTTGACGCTTCAGGCGGCGCGCGCGGGCGGCAAGTTGGCTGATCGGCAGGGCAGGCGTGTCGTCGATATACAGGGGGCAAGCTTCCAGCGACTTCGCAGCCTCGACGAAGCGGCGGAATTCGACCTCGTTCATATCACCGCGGCGAATCTGCTCAGATGGCACCTGCGCGGCTTCGGACAGAATACGCGCGGCCAGTTGTTCGGCGCTCATTTCCAGGGAATAGAAGCCCACGACGCCACCATCCACCGCACCCTCGGTCCCGTCGGGCCTGATGCCCTTCTTGTAGGCCTTCGCGATGTTGAAGGCGACGTTCGTGGCCAGTGAGGTCTTACCCATGGACGGCCGGCCGGCCAGGATCAGCAGGTCAGACTTGTGCAGGCCACCCAGCTTCTTGTCCAAATCGATCAGGCCCGTGGATACGCCAGACAGGTTCCCGTCGCGCTGGTAGGCGGCGTTGGCGACGTTCACCGCATCGGTGACAGCGCGCAGGAATGACTGAAAGCCCTGGTTCACCGCGCCTTGCTCGCCCAACTCATACAGGCGCTGCTCGGCATCCACGATCTGTTGACGCGGCTCGCTGTCGACCTCGACTTTACGGGCTTTGGCGGAAATCTCTTGGCCCAGGTCCATCAGCTTCCGCCGAATCGCCATATCGTAGATCATCTGGGCGTAATCACGCGCCGCATAGCTGCTGATCGCCGCCCCGGCGAGGCGCACAAGATAGGACGCGCCACCCAACTCCTGCAGGCCGGGATCGTCCTCTAAAAACGCCTTCAGCGTCACCGGAGAGGCCAGCGCTCCCTTGGCGATTCGCGCGACGGCGGCCTCATAGATGCGGCTGTGGACCGGATCGTAAAAGTGCGAGCCGTCGATGATCGGAGAAACGCGGTCGTAGATGTCGTTGTTGGTCAGAATCGCGCCCAGAAGCTGCTGTTCGGCCTCGACGTTATGGGGCTGTAGCTCGGCGGGCGTGTCGCCTGCGTCCGGTGTGATCGTGGTGATGCTGTTCATGGTCTGACCCCTGTCCGCTACTGTCCCCGTCGCGGTCGATAGCCCCATTTGGGGGGCGCAGGCAAATCCACCGCAATCGCGCGCCGCCTACCGCATGTCGCGATGGGGACGAACCAACCTACCATATTCGCGGGCTGGGGCACAAAACTTCTGCACATGCTCACAGGCGGTGGAGAACTATTTTTTCGCCTCTGGCATCCGTGCCGCCTGCCAACCGCGTGGGTCGTTCAGGAATACCTCGACACCGTCCATCGTGCTTGCGTCGAAGCTGCCCGACGCCTTCGCCTCGGCCAGGACGTCCCACCACGTGCTGAGCGCATGCAGCGTTACGCCGTGGTCTCCAAGGGTCTTCGTGATCTCGGGGAAGATACCGTAAGAGAACAGGACGGCAGTGTGTTCGCAGGTGGCCCCGGTTTCGCGAATCGCGTCCACGAAGGACAGTTTCGATCCGCCGTCGGTCGTCATGTCCTCGACCAGCAGGACGCGCTGGCCTTCGGTCATCACGCCTTCGATCCGGGCGTTGCGGCCGTAGCCTTTGGGCTTCTTGCGCACGTAGGTCATCGGCAGCGCCAGCCGTTCGGCCATCAGCGCGCCGAAGGGGATGCCCGCCGTTTCGCCGCCCGCGACATTGTCGAACGCTTCGAACCCGGCGTCGCGCATGACGGTGACGGCCAGGAAGTCCATCAGGGTCGAACGGATGCGCGGGTAAGAGATCAGCTTGCGGCAGTCGATATAGGTGGGCGAGGGCAGGCCGCTGGCCAGAGTGAACGGATCATCGGGGCGAAAATGCACCGCCTCGATTTCCAGCAGCATCCGCGCGGTCAGGCGCGCGATCTCGGCGCGGTCTGGGAAGCCGGTGGGGATCACGCGCGCGCTCCGGTGGGCGAGCGGTCGATGGGGTTGCGGTAGATCATGCGGCGGACAGAGCCCGTCTTAGAGCGCATAAGCACCGTTTCGGTCGTGAAGTAGCCGGGTTCGCGCTGGATCCCTTGCACGACAGAGCCATCGGTCACGCCGGTAGCGGCGAAGATCACATCATCGCTGACCAGGTCGTCGCGCGTATAGACGCGGTCGAAGTTCGTGACGCCCGCCTTCGTGGCGCGATCCCGCTCGTCATCGTTGCGGAACAGCAGCTTGGCGAACATCTGTCCGCCCATGCAGCGCAGCGCGGCGGCTGCCAACACGCCTTCTGGCGCGCCGCCCGATCCCATGTACATGTCAATTCCGGTGCGCGGTTCGGCGCAGTGGATGATGCCGGCAACGTCGCCGTCGGTGATCAGGCGCACGGCACAATCGGTGCTGCGCAGGGCTTCGATCATATCCTCGTGGCGCTCACGCTCCAGCACGCAGACCGTGATATCATGGGTGGAAACACCCTTCGCGGCGGCGAGCGCCGAGACCCGTTCGGACGGGCTCATGTCCATCGTCACGGTGCCGGGCTTGAAGCCGGGGCCGATGGCGAGCTTTTCCATATAGACGTCGGGCGCATGCAGCATCGAGCCGCGCTGCCCCATGGCGATCACGGTCAGTGCGTTGGGCATGTCCTTGGCTGTCAGCGTGGTGCCTTCCAGCGGGTCGAGCGCG
Protein-coding sequences here:
- a CDS encoding DMT family transporter, with the protein product MSQLRLTALLILLGSGWGLSQPLTKIAVSGGAAPMGLVFWQLLIGGLFLSLIVIRRGVPHVTRARLRVWIVIALIGNVLPSIATYSAARDLPAGLMAILLSTVPLFGFVYALILSLERFRLRRAVGLLIGLSGVLLLIVPEASLPDRAMVAVIPIALIGSLFYGAESNVIAKWGVAGMAPVEVLAGATLIGALMLLPVTVATGQMAVPISWGAPETALVLSAIVHACVYTGFVWLVGQAGPVFAVQISYVVTLTGIGWAMLLLGESYSGWIWGALALMLGGMALVQPRPALPQAV
- a CDS encoding SLC13 family permease, which gives rise to MIQAQLDPTLMAILAFATVIVMFVLFAREAYPTEVVAIGGAAFLFATGILPYAAALEVLSNPAPWTIAAMFLIMGGLVRTGALQWLTELADSRAELRPKRTLVLMLGAVAVGSAFMNNTPVVVVMIPVFVQLAKRLGVSPSKVLIPLSYAAIMGGTLTLIGTSTNLLVDGVARARGLEPFSIFEIMPLGIIQITVGATYLAFVGRKLLPERDSLSSLISERRKMKYFTEVAIPEGSSLVGDPVQDVDIFKREGGRVIDVLRGDASLRRDMASVVLEAGDRVVLRTEMAELMSLKENPDLKSVDRLSSVETQTVEVLITPGCRMVGRSLGAMRLRRRYGVYPLAVHRRNQNTGRQLDEVVVRVGDTLLLEGAMGDIQRLATDMDLVDIAQPTAQGYRRSKAPVAIGALAGVVILSALGVAPILGLAVVATAIILLARCIDSDEAFSFVDGPLLALIFAMLAVGAGLEASGAIELLVGWLSPVLADLPPWAVVMVIYLIATTLTEMVSNNAVGVILTPIAIQLGVSLGYDPRALVVAVMFAASSAFSTPIGYQTNMLVFGPGGYKFTDFMRVGIPMNLLLAVSASFAIPLIWPL
- a CDS encoding YebC/PmpR family DNA-binding transcriptional regulator, whose protein sequence is MAGHSKWANIQHRKGRQDAARSKLFSKLAKEITVAAKMGDPDPDKNPRLRLAVKEAKSQSVPKDVIDRAIKKSQGGDSENYEEIRYEGYGPSGVAIIVEAMTDNRNRTASTVRSTFSKNGGNLGETGSVSFMFDRKGQVIYPVSVGDADDVMMAAIEAGAEDVESSDDGHVVWCANTDLNEVSSKLEEQLGESETTKLVWRPQTTTELDLEGMQKLMKLMDALDDDDDVQNVTANFETSDEVMAQLDG
- a CDS encoding DksA/TraR family C4-type zinc finger protein encodes the protein MAGGWARDGAVSEQIEASISDELARLKASRRVSDLPSAAFCAECDEPIPERRREALPGVQLCVECQSGRDSTKQARGGFNRRGSKDSQLK
- a CDS encoding LysE/ArgO family amino acid transporter — its product is MTSLISGFALGFSLILAIGAQNAFVLRQGLRRSHVFAVSLTCALSDAILIAAGVAGFGWLVEAAPWIAPVFTYGGAAFLLVYGAMALRSAWRGGQALEAADERAGGMRRAVLTCLALTWLNPHVYLDTVVLLGSVSSQAESALRFGIGAVTASFVFFFALGYGARLLSPVFAQPRAWRVLDVVVGLTMWALALKLVLG
- a CDS encoding DMT family transporter gives rise to the protein MSAPSRPVAGVLWMVLTGLLFVGVTATVKHLGDRVPAPQAAFLRYVLGLFFLLPLWRQIAGAPFDARHLRLYAGRGVLHAIGVSMWFYAMTRIPIAEVTALNYLSPIYITIGAALFLGERFSWPRMVAILAALVGVALILRPGFRAVDLGHLAMLGTALLFAGSYLIAKVLSDEVKPSIVVAMLSIWTTVGLAPMALAVWVWPSWDELGWLFLVASLATTGHFTMTLAFQSAPISVTQPITFLQLVWATLVGWWVFSEGIDAFVVAGGAIIVGSVVVISIREARQKRRTPPVAL
- a CDS encoding CvpA family protein, which produces MDGFTIIDGVVGFIIVVSAILAYSRGFVREGMAIAGWIVSGIVAFALAASAQPLVRQIPVLDRYLGDSCELSIIFAFAAVFAVMLVVVSIFTPILSGAVQESALGPIDRGLGFLFGVARGVVLVAVAFVVYDRVAVTETMDVVENSRTANIFARSESTIDESLPDDAPGWIVRRYESLVNVCEA
- the radA gene encoding DNA repair protein RadA, whose protein sequence is MAKTPSYICQSCGAAHSKWSGRCDACGAWNSIVEEVPLSSGPAAKSLGTKRGKGMVLNDLAGSETPPPRETSGIAELDRVLGGGLVPASAILVGGDPGIGKSTLLLQAAASFARSGVSCIYVSGEEATAQVRMRAGRLGLSDAPVRLAAETNLRNILTTLEKEKPDLAIIDSIQTMWADNVDSAPGSVSQVRAAAHELTTFAKRHGIAVVLVGHVTKEGQIAGPRVVEHMVDTVLYFEGERGHPYRILRAVKNRFGPADEIGVFEMTGSGLAEVSNPSALFLGEHETPQPGMAVFAGIEGSRPVLCEIQALVAPTPHSQPRRSTVGWDGGRLAMILAVLESRCAIPFSGLDVYLNVAGGLRVREPAADLAVAAALLSAREDVALPPKTVIFGEISLSGALRPAAQAENRLKEAAKLGFSSAIAPTQSRSLKIEGMAVRPFPDLAALVGDIFGAG
- a CDS encoding DNA repair protein yields the protein MYRTTAKRNQPISAYFQWVATAILFTATAAVAGATLAAAFGYLPYLTLPLQFGDVVYPQAGLVVQFAVVLLLLTILSAMPSGFRVLRLERSHRDFAISMSDVAEAYHFCHQADRADTFKLSSEYDSVKERMNYLRYHPDLAELEPEVLEAAAEMSYASRDIAQIYSDENVARARGFLAHRVEEIGLFEERIEHALTVSRELRRLTQDVEIEEAAMESRLAQLEDEYGDLLSTLGFVRPMKGGNVIALPHATAAE